Proteins from a genomic interval of Quercus lobata isolate SW786 chromosome 11, ValleyOak3.0 Primary Assembly, whole genome shotgun sequence:
- the LOC115966911 gene encoding putative late blight resistance protein homolog R1B-8 — MADSVVSFLLENLTQLLTKESKLLLGVKDQVRSLKNELSLINLFLQKTEGKRQDELVKEVVSQIRDVAYEAEDVIDTFIMTVTEHRRRRSKLRKLIHSCERAITFHEVASKIESIKIINKEINDNRSKYGIEIAESSGGDAEAEEILHRRRKRVEEDQVVGFAHDAEVLVKELMEGSLQRNVVSIIGMGGLGKTTLARKIYNNNDVKNYFDFRGWVYVSQKYRIRELLLEILNGLSPPPRVMLRAELKEKLLQGLYATYSSNNDKLKGTLTEDLKRFKEMNDEEFRKAWFEFLEGVQDHNDLKNSLSNFVQDFYSENGVKLQDMTEDELKSVLLESLEDKKYLLVMDDIWNIEVWNEVSIAFPNNSNRSRILITTRIKEVSLHASSVNNSVPPIPPYELPLLEEDKSWELFSKKVFWEGTCPPELETLGRQLVKSCHGLPLAIVVLGGLLACKEKTHRIWSKYIGHVNSYLTDNRSRCIDILALSYNHLPRHLKPCFLYFGIYPEDFEIPVRQLIRLWIAEGFIWQSGNRNIEDVAEDYLEDLIDRSLIQVAKKRLDGGVKTCRIHDLLRDLCISESSEEKFLEVHSNVNLSPIGKSRRISIHYGNNPYISSGPCKPSNSRSIIGFGGVVELESPPDNCYLECICKSNKLVRVVELSNMGVCCLIPKGIEKLVLLSYFSLASGELIPDSMCNLWNLETLDMRNSTARTKCNLWNLETLDMRNSTVRTKCLPKGIWKLQRLRHLYLDGPTSLPRTKKNTAALPNLQVLTGIAINEDTESHFAKARFPNLRKLGLYSSRWVESGILSSLRPLCHLQTLKIYHLHEISSSPTSILLTLTKITLVESALVDLALVDSAFMGVLGSLPKLRILKVIGRAAVDYEFVSNVLNCDERSFQQLEVFKMASLNFFEWKLGQGAMPNLQRLVIERTSCMLPDELWCLSALRDVEVLHPGPVLAKRLRQLQMRDGCKLHVYPPLDRESRSFTSQSTFGSEASTVADEGWM; from the coding sequence ATGGCAGACAGTGTTGTGAGTTTCCTGTTGGAGAACCTGACTCAGTTGCTTACCAAAGAATCAAAATTGCTACTTGGAGTTAAGGATCAAGTCAGGTCACTTAAGAACGAGCTGTCTCTGATCAACCTCTTCCTCCAAAAAACTGAAGGCAAACGACAAGACGAATTGGTGAAGGAGGTAGTCAGCCAAATTAGGGACGTAGCCTATGAGGCTGAGGATGTTATTGATACATTCATCATGACTGTGACAGAGCAcaggagaagaagaagcaagcTGAGGAAGTTAATCCATTCATGTGAACGAGCAATTACGTTTCACGAGGTTGCAAGCAAGATAGAGAGCATCAAGATCATCAACAAGGAAATTAACGACAATAGGAGCAAGTACGGCATAGAAATTGCTGAATCATCTGGAGGAGATGCAGAAGCAGAGGAGATACTGCACAGGCGCAGGAAACGTGTTGAGGAAGATCAAGTAGTGGGCTTCGCTCATGACGCTGAGGTATTGGTGAAGGAGCTTATGGAAGGGAGTTTGCAACGAAATGTTGTTTCAATCATTGGCATGGGCGGCTTAGGTAAAACCACTCTTGCTAGGAAGATCTACAACAACAATGATGTCAAGAATTACTTTGATTTCCGTGGGTGGGtttatgtttctcaaaaatatagaATCAGAGAGCTGttgcttgaaattttgaatggaCTGTCACCACCACCAAGAGTGATGTTGAGAGCtgaattgaaagagaaattacTCCAAGGTTTGTATGCTACGTATAGCTCGAATAATGATAAACTGAAAGGGACACTAACTGAAGACTTGAAACGTTTCAAAGAAATGAATGATGAAGAATTCAGAAAGGCATGGTTTGAGTTCTTGGAAGGCGTACAAGACCATAATGATTTGAAAAATTCGTTGTCAAATTTCGTGCAAGATTTTTACAGCGAGAATGGAGTTAAATTGCAAGATATGACTGAGGATGAATTGAAAAGTGTGCTGCTTGAAAGCTTGGAAGATAAGAAATACTTACTTGTTATGGATGACATCTGGAATATTGAAGTATGGAATGAGGTAAGTATTGCATTTCCTAATAACTCGAATAGGAGTAGAATCTTAATCACAACCCGAATAAAAGAAGTATCATTACATGCAAGTAGTGTTAATAATAGTGTTCCTCCTATTcccccttatgaactcccactTCTTGAAGAAGATAAAAGTTGGGAACTCTTCTCTAAAAAGGTATTTTGGGAAGGTACATGTCCTCCAGAACTAGAAACTCTAGGTAGACAACTTGTGAAAAGTTGCCATGGATTACCACTTGCTATTGTGGTATTGGGAGGTCTTTTGGCATGTAAGGAGAAAACACATCGAATATGGTCAAAATATATCGGCCATGTCAATTCGTATTTGACTGATAATAGATCAAGATGCATAGACATATTGGCTCTAAGCTACAATCACTTACCCCGACACTTGAAACCATGCTTTCTATATTTTGGTATCTACCCAGAAGATTTTGAGATACCAGTGAGGCAACTAATCCGACTTTGGATAGCTGAGGGATTCATATGGCAAAGTGGGAACAGAAATATAGAGGATGTTGCTGAAGACTACTTGGAGGATCTCATTGATCGAAGCTTGATTCAAGTGGCAAAGAAAAGGTTAGATGGAGGAGTCAAAACATGTCGTATCCATGATCTTCTACGAGACCTCTGTATATCAGAGAGTTCTGAAGAGAAGTTTCTCGAGGTTCATTCAAATGTTAACCTTTCACCCATAGGCAAATCTCGCAGAATTTCAATCCACTATGGCAACAATCCATACATTTCTTCTGGCCCTTGTAAGCCTTCAAATAGTCGTTCTATAATAGGCTTCGGGGGTGTTGTCGAGCTCGAGAGTCCTCCTGATAATTGCTACTTGGAATGTATTTGCAAAAGTAACAAGTTGGTTCGGGTGGTAGAGCTCAGTAATATGGGCGTTTGTTGCTTAATCCCCAAGGGGATTGAAAAGCTGGTCCTTTTGAGCTACTTCAGCCTCGCATCTGGTGAGCTTATTCCAGATTCCATGTGCAACCTTTGGAATCTAGAGACGTTGGACATGAGAAATTCTACAGCGAGAACAAAATGCAACCTTTGGAATCTAGAGACGTTGGACATGAGAAATTCTACAGTGAGAACAAAATGCTTGCCCAAGGGGATATGGAAGTTACAAAGATTAAGACATTTGTATCTGGATGGGCCAACATCTCTACctagaactaaaaaaaatacagcGGCTTTACCCAATCTTCAAGTCCTTACTGGTATAGCTATAAATGAAGACACTGAGAGTCACTTTGCCAAGGCCAGATTTCCTAATCTAAGAAAATTAGGATTGTATTCTTCAAGATGGGTAGAGTCAGGGATTTTGTCAAGCCTCCGTCCCTTGTGTCATCTACAAACTTTGAAGATTTATCATCTTCATGAGATTTCGTCAAGTCCTACTTCAATTTTGTTGACCCTCACAAAAATAACCTTAGTAGAATCAGCCTTAGTAGATTTAGCCTTAGTAGATTCAGCCTTCATGGGAGTGTTGGGTAGCCTTCCCAAACTTCGAATACTCAAAGTAATTGGAAGAGCTGCCGTTGACTATGAATTCGTCAGTAATGTCCTCAATTGCGATGAAAGAAGTTTTCAGCAACTTGAAGTCTTTAAAATGGCAAGTCTGAACTTTTTTGAATGGAAATTGGGGCAAGGTGCAATGCCAAACCTTCAACGTTTGGTCATCGAAAGGACCTCTTGTATGCTCCCGGACGAACTATGGTGCTTGAGTGCCTTGCGGGATGTGGAAGTTTTACATCCCGGTCCAGTTTTGGCAAAGAGGCTTCGACAGTTGCAGATGAGGGATGGATGTAAGCTCCATGTCTATCCACCTCTCGACCGAGAGAGTAGAAGTTTTACATCCCAATCCACATTTGGCAGTGAGGCTTCGACAGTTGCAGATGAGGGATGGATGTAA